The sequence gccacagtgccacctgggaagccccagtgcagccaatgaataaataataataataaattatggttttttaaaaatgaaaaccaggCCGTGTCCTATGCACACTGTCGCTTCAGCGCCCAGAGCAGTGCCTGGCTCGGAACCAGTGTTCAGTAGACAGTGCCCTAGATAAGAGAAACTCCAGCCTAGAGATGGCACATGTTCTTCTCCCCACGGTGGCTCTCCTCCTGCCAATGGTGGGATGGGACTCCAGCCATCCCGTTGAGGCAGCCCAACCAGGCAGGAAGCTGGGGAGATGGAAGGATAACATCAGTTTTGGCTGGTGTCCTCCACTGCCCAGGAGTGGCTTTTCAAGGTTCTCCATCTTGGAAGTTGGTGGAAGGGGCAGAAGGAAGAAGAGCCAGAGGGGAGGGAAAGTCAGCTAAAACACCTTTTCCACAGAGGAAGAAGGCCCTGAAGCTTAAAGGCCCCAGGGGTAGAGACAGGAGCAGGGGGGAGAGGCTGTTGCCTGGCTGCCCTCCCCCAGACACACACATCCTATGGAGAGTAGGTCTCACCACTGCCTCCTTTCCTGCCCTTAATTAGCAGCTCCCCCTATGCATTGTCCCACGCCAGCCCCAGGCAAGACCTCTTTTGTGCTCCCAGATTCCTAGGAGCAAGGTGGCCTCATTAGTGCCCGGAGACCGCCCCATCTCCAGGAAGCAGGCAGACAAACAAGGCGGGGGACCAGGGGCACAGAGATCCAACTCAAGACTCTGATCGCCTTGGCGGTCATTCCTGGGGCCCAGCCTGGAGACGGCACTCCTGCAGAAGGCTAATCTTAGATTTTCCTTTGTCTGTTCCCGGAGTAGATGCAAGCACCCATCTCTCCCCCCCTTCCCGCCTACCTCCTCTGAGCACTATAAACCCCAGGCTCCTGCTAGTGGGTTGCAGTTGACAGCCTCAAAGTTCCTGGCTATTCGGACCACTGCAGAAGACACCTTTCCTGGCTACCCCACTCTGAGCTCCAGACACCATGAATCCTTCCTCTACAAAGGTAAAGACCCAGGGATGAAGGGGTGACTTGGGGGCAATGAGGCCGGAGACAGTGAGAATGATTGCTCAGGGAGCTAGAAGGAAGGTTGAAAGTGTCTTTTCCGATATGGGTTCTGAGGCAGGGTACAGGGTGGACCCTTGACAGAGAATCTGCCTTAGCTAACACTGGACTGTGCCCTGTTTTCCTAAGAGTTCAGGTTTATTGAGCTTTTAGTATGTTTCAGGTGCAACTTGCACCTGTCATCTTAGCTCATCCTCCCAGCAGCCCTGCACAGTAGGAATTACTTAATACCCAGTTTCCAAGTGAGGACGTTGTGCCCCATGAAATGGTAGGAAACgggtccaaacccacagaatcgTTTTCCCTGCAAGGAAGCAGGCAGTCAAAACAACAATCTGGATCCTGCCAGTCCTTGATTTTCCCGTGTTTGCCCTCtgtggggaagaggagaggataAATGGGGCTTCTGTTTCCCTGAGCAAAGTCTCCATAAACTTCTGGGGCAGATTCAGACATGCCTGTTTCAAATGGAGTGGTCAGCGCTCTAATGAGGCTACAAGGGACTAAGGACacccagaggagagagagattcaTTCTGCCCAGGGGGTTTCAAAGAGCTTACTGGAGGAGATGCTCTTCTGGATCTtaaggtcagtcagtcagttcaatcgctcagtcgtgtcagacagAGCACTTCAGACAGCTTTGAGCcgaggcaggaaggccaggcgaCAGCGAGTGAGAAGCGCCGGCCACGAGGGGGCGCGGAGTCAGCAGGGCAGGACCCGGACGTGGGGGCTGGAATGCGAGCGACCCTCAGCGCCCGGTCTCCGCCTTCCTTAGGTCTCCTGGGCCACCGTGACGCTGCTGCTCCTGCTACTGTTGCTGCCGCCCGCGCTGCTCTCACCCGGGGCGGCCGCGCAGCCCCTGCCCGACTGCTGCCGTCAGAAGACGTGCTCCTGCCGCCTCTACGAGCTGCTGCACGGCGCCGGCAATCACGCGGCCGGCATCCTCACGCTGGGCAAGCGGCGGCCCGGGCCCCCGGGCCTGCAGGGCCGGCTGCAGCGCCTCCTGCAGGCCAGCGGCAACCACGCGGCCGGCATCCTGACCATGGGCCGCCGCGCAGGCGCAGAGCCACCGCTGCGCCCCTGCTCCGGCCGCCGGTGTCCCTCTGAGCCCGCCTCGTCCGTGGCACCTGGGGGACGGTCCGGGGTCTGAGCTCTCGCTCGGGTCCAGTCCTGGCCCTACCCTGGCCCCTCCCTCACCGCcgcaggggaaaaaataaagaagtgtcAGCTCGCAGGAAAAAGGGGAATAAAGTCTCCCTCTGTTAGTGTGGCTGCTGCCTGTGCCTGTGCCGTCGCGTCCCGCCCTCCAGGGGGCGTGAGAGTCTTTCGAACCGTAAAGAGCCGGACCACCTGGAGTTCGATTTGagagtcttttttaattttatttttattagttggaggctaattactttacaatattgtagtggtttttgtcatacattgacatggatcagccatggatttacatgtattccccatcccgatcccccctcccacctccctctccacccgatccctctgggtcttcccagtgcaccaggccccgagcacttgtctcatgcatccaacatggACTGGtcgtctgtttcaccctagataatttacatgtttcgatgctgctcTGGTTTGAGAGTCTTTGAACCACTCTCGGGTGGGCGCTCTTAGAGCAAGAAACTGTGCAACACCCTGGAGTACGGAGAGAACCGCATATGTGAGTGCTAGGAGGGGAGAGTGGGTGCAGACTCGGTCCTCGGTGCTCCGCC comes from Muntiacus reevesi chromosome 18, mMunRee1.1, whole genome shotgun sequence and encodes:
- the HCRT gene encoding hypocretin neuropeptide precursor, with product MNPSSTKVSWATVTLLLLLLLLPPALLSPGAAAQPLPDCCRQKTCSCRLYELLHGAGNHAAGILTLGKRRPGPPGLQGRLQRLLQASGNHAAGILTMGRRAGAEPPLRPCSGRRCPSEPASSVAPGGRSGV